Proteins found in one Siniperca chuatsi isolate FFG_IHB_CAS linkage group LG22, ASM2008510v1, whole genome shotgun sequence genomic segment:
- the LOC122870286 gene encoding cytochrome b5 domain-containing protein 1, with protein MRRQKLMDRPKYFTPAEVAAHNTAADLWVSFLGKVWDLTPLMEQHAGDVLLLPIMESAGKDISCWFDPETKDILKYVDPLTNCVRYYTPRGRFVHVPPAGPRSDWASDIGQPWWRDERYEVGLLSSKTRWIRVINTLTSQEQRLQVCSEETLAEILQRYLRYNSHACSYTWKHGGVSLDMSRTLGENNVLDDDHELTQVRLDRDLFTPAILLHFNDDLTED; from the exons ATGAGGCGGCAGAAGCTGATGGACAGGCCGAAGTACTTCACCCCCGCCGAGGTGGCCGCTCACAACACCGCGGCCGACCTGTGGGTGTCCTTCCTGGGCAAAGTGTGGGACCTGACCCCGCTGATGGAGCAGCACGCAG GTGACGTGCTCCTGCTGCCCATCATGGAGTCCGCAGGAAAGGACATCAGCTGCTGGTTCGACCCGGAAACCAAAGAC aTCCTGAAATATGTAGATCCACTGACTAACTGTGTGAGGTACTACACCCCCAGGGGGCGCTTCGTGCACGTTCCCCCCGCCGGCCCTCGCTCCGACTGGGCCAGTGACATCGGCCAGCCCTGGTGGAGGGACGAACGCTACGAGGTGGGACTGCTGTCCTCCAAAACCAGGTGGATACGAGTCATCAACACGCTGACGTCACAGGAGCAGCGACTGCAG GTGTGTTCGGAGGAGACTCTGGCTGAGATCCTCCAGCGTTACCTGCGCTACAACTCCCACGCCTGCAGCTACACCTGGAAACATGGCGGAGTGAGTCTGGACATGAGCAGGACGCTCGGCGAGAACAACGTCCTCGATGACGACCACGAGCTCACGCAGGTACGACTGGACCGAGACCTCTTCACCCCCGCCATCCTCCTCCACTTCAACGATGACCTCACTGAggactga